The DNA segment ttcgtcagaccaggtgatgttttccaatcgtctactgtccagttttggtgagcctgtgcccactgcagcctcagtttcctgaaGCTGACGGTAGTGCTACCTGGAGGCGTCtcctgctgctgtagcccatccacatcaacatttaacatgttgtatgttcagaaatgcttttctgcgcagcactgttgtaacgtgtggttatttgggttactgtcaccttcctgtcagcttggaccagtctggccattctcctctgacattAATAAgccgttttcatccacagaactgccgctcgctgttTTTTTTCACCCGCACCATTCACTTTACACTCTAGATagtgttgtgcatgaaaatcccaggagatcagcagttacagaaatactcaaaccagcccatctagcatcaacaatcatgccacggtcaaaataaaaaatgttccccattctgatggttgatgtgaacattaactgaagctcctgacccacatctgcatgattttatacattacactgctgccacatgattggttgattaatcgcatgaataagtagatgtacaggtgttcctaataatgtggccagttagtgtatatacagtattatatatctCATTAACAAAATTTAGCCTCTTAGGATCATTAAAATGTTTAAGATTATTGTGACTCCCCCTATTATTATTAGCATAATCTATTTCTTTGGATTTTGGTGTGAGATATggcccagacatgttcttgacaggttcaGCCactaaatatatgtaaatacaaTGCAAGTTACTACATATCTATCAACTATGTTCTGATCTTTCATTTTGCACAAACGTTTTCGCTAACAGTGTGATaaccccccacaaaaaaaaaaaaaaaaaaaaaaaaaaaagacaaaaaaataaataaaaaaaagacaaaagtcaaGGTTTAAAGACAACATATTTCACATTTAATTTTGGACATCACCATAGCTATATGTATCTTTTAAGGACAAGTTTCAGCAAcagaacatttattaattttgcttgtttttttctttttcatctttTGAGGTCAGTACATGTTTGGTCCTGTAACATTTCATGGTGGTTCTTTTCCTCTGAATGGACATGGATCATTAATGTcaaacacacaacacatgcacatGTCATTTAGTGGTTTACATTAGGGTAGGACAAAGTCAGAGACAGACATTATGCATATAGTATAGTTTTCATTTCAACCTCCCTTGCTCTGTTTTTGACACTCATATCTAATAAGGCTATATTACAGCTATGAACAAGAAGTCCAACACTGCATTTCTAAGTATAGAGCACCATATGTACACCTAtatttacagactttattcttaaaatgaaaagacaaaacaaacagaaatactTAAGATAATTTTAGGTCAAGTGAGCCATTTGAAGGATGTACAGGtttgaaatataaaaacaacaacaacaaaaattaaatttacaTATAGCTGCAACTTATAGCTTAGCTTATTGCAAATGCCCTTTAAATATCTCACACCCAATTTTCGTTCACTCTCACAGTTCTGCAGagctttgacttttttttatatatcagatCATGGTCACTCAATAGCTAACTCTCAAAGCCATATTTCCTGATAAAGTGGTCATATACCTGATATAAGATATACCATTTATTTATCTGTTATGAGGTGGCCAGGTGACAAAACAGCCCCGTTTTATCCCAACTGGAAGTCAGCCCAAGGCCTGCATCCAACACAGCATTTTAAAACAGCAGTcctttcaaaaaataaattttaaaaaaatatatgtacataCTTATATAAACAGCCCCTATGGCCATTCCATTCTGAGACTGGTACATACAGTAACTCAATGCTGAACAGTACAAGAACAACAGGGGTGAGATTGAGATCtgcaaccaaaaataatttcGTAAGCCAAAGAAAAGTCCTTAATGACAAAGTAATTTCTCTATtcaaattttgtatttttaaaaattacataaaaacataaaaaaatgggcTACTGGTTAAAACCATTCAGTATTACAAAGGCCTGACGGTATCTGTGGGCTTGATTTTACTCTAGCAGAAACTGCATTCTAATTATTTCCCACTGTGATTTGTATGTTCACTGTATCCTAATTGTAGACTATACTTACACCATAGTACAatgataattttataatttaacaAAAACTATGATGAACACATTTAGGTCTGAGTATAACCACGGTGCTGTCTGCAACGCAAATTTTGCAAACAATTTTACTTACGAGGGCATTTCACAGAGGGGATTGCAAAATTTACCAGCTTTAACTTGTATAAATTGCACTTAAATCTCAACAATTCTTTCCTTAAACTCACACAATTTGAACAAATCTTAAGGTGTGGTGTGAATCATGAACTTGGTGAACATGTGTGGCAATATATctcaaacaaaataattaaaaatccaAGTTATCTGGATTATCCCGTAACCCCCGTTAAGGGAATGACCCATTAAGAATTTCCCTTGTTATTGCAACTGATTGTCCATAACCTCAAAAGTTTCAGTTAAACAGAAACTTTCTAAACAAAGAAATGGAAACGGTCAACAGCACTTTAAAAATGGTGAATAAAAACAGATTGTGTTCAAAATAGTTATTTAGTTTAAGACTCATCAAAGAGCGCTATGACTATGTTGGTTCTTTAATCTCACTATTGCTTTTACTGTATTACCATTCAAACCGTATCTTTACAATGATAATGGGGCTTTTAATTTACAAGACCAGTTGCAATTCTTATATTTACATTGAGCTTGTTTTACGAATTGCCATGTTCTGTTTTATCATACCTTTGGCCTTAATTTAAATATCTTACTTTATTAAAGGTAATTTTATTGTAGATAAACTGTTTGTGCAATTCTTCTTGAGAGACTAGGCTGTCAAAATCTTGGAATTCACTGTAAGAACGTTTTATTTTGAGGGCTATAAAAGCAAAATAAACAGGACTTGACAACAGATTTTGAATTCTATTAAATTCTAAtggggcagaaaaaaaaaaaaagaaaaaaaaaaaggatagcaGTGTGCACTTCATTAAAACAAGTGGGTCCAAGAGTAGAAACTTAATAAATAAGTCATGAGAATGATTAAGACAACAGAGAAGGCAGGAAATAAAGGTCAGGTTGGGGTCGAGAGGTCATATACAGCTACTCATAGAGAACTCAAGTcattattatgctacaaatgtggcAATAGGAACAAACCACTCTGAGAACCAGCCATGTGATGCACCATCATATGACCTGACAGCAGCTGGCCTGGGCTGAAGCACAGATCAGTCCGTCCCTTGGGCTTCGCTGGATGTTCACGGAGATGGTCTTTTCACACAGAGGTAGCTGGAGAACATTGTTTTTCAAGTTCAGGTTGTTCTCCTTGACCAGGCCAAGTTCATTTAGCATGACTGCTGTTTGGTCTGGATAATGCTCCATTGCCCCAATACCACCATTCAAGGCAGGGTTGATTACTTTGTCTAGACTGCTTTTGGAACCAATGCACATCTTCCAGGAGGATTTCTCCTGGACTTTAACACTAGACAAGCTCTGGGGATCAAGGATGAACcgtcctcctccccctcctccagAGCTGCGATGCTGAAACTGAGAACTCAAGCAGAAACTCATAAGCTTGAGACTCTCTACCAGTTCCCCTGCACTCCGAGCCGCACTACGCGTCGAACCAGATGAAACGTTGTTGCTACGGGAACAGCTGGAAGGGGCACCCTGTCCTTTCGTACCCCACCACCTCCACCACCTCCTCCAGTACTACCACTattccctcctcctcctcctggagGACAGCTCTTGTCTGGTCCTGAGTTACCCTCCCCAGGTGGTTTACTCTGTCCTCCACTGCTACCACCCCCATTGCCCCCAGAGTCTCCAGGTGGACCCTCACTACTGTCCCTGCGGTTCCAGctgtaggtgaaccctgtgtcttTATCTAGACGCCGACGGTGACTCTCTGAATCATCATCACTGGTCTCTGAGCTAGAGCAGCTTGAACCACGGCCCTGACTTTTGCGCCGGTGGTAGCGCTTCTGGACCGTACCAGGAGATGTCATGTTCATCTTCAACCGGCTAAGCTTGGGTGGAAGACTCTCATCCATGTCGAAGTCATCGTCTGACTCACCTTCCTCCTCGAAGATCTGATTGAGCACAGGGGCGCTCTTGCGAGACGTAAGCCGGTTGGTGATGGACAGTGGCTTGCGCCGCATCACCACCTGGGTAGGTAGTGGTGAAGGCTCctgttcttcctcctcctcctcatcctcttccACTCGAAAAAGGCAGGTTCTCTGCTTGGCTGAAGCAGAAGCAAGAGGCACCATGAGGGGGTTTGATGGCAGAGCGGTAGGTGCTATAGAGCTGCTGGAGGCTTCACTGGTGTTCTCTCTACGGCCCACTTCCAGAAGCCCCTTATTTCTGTGACCGTTTAGCAAGTTCTCTGTACTGCGAGCCGGAGACTGAGGACCCCCAGCATGAGAGATGGACGAAGATGCTAAGCTGTCCTCAATGTCCTGATGCATGTCAATTTTGGTTGGCCATGACTGCCTGCAAAAAGAAAAGGACATGGGTCTTGATATAAATAACCTTTTCCAGAGATGGTGCAGGCTactgaaaacaaaaaataaaatgccaGATTCTGccttaaataataatatacagtaaaggTGGACATtgccaggaaaaaaataaaataaaattatggacAGAGTTCTGGAGAGTGCCTTTTAAAAACAGCCCAAACCTTCATGATAGAGAAAGTCCTTGACAAAAGCCAGACTTGCTTCTCGTGCCAAGCACTCAACAAAGGAACATGGCGATTCACAAGATAATTCAGACCTGAAGCAGCAACTTGCCATTAATGTACCTACTTGTTTCCTTAGCCACATGCTAGGTTATCATTTACACAATATGTGCACTAAGTCACTATGGAAAGAAATAACCTGCTAAGAAGATTTATTAGGCTATCGAAGCAAAGCTAATCAGTGGAACCGAGCTCTGGCACGTCCTGCCTGGTTGTCTTAACTACACTAAACTACACTCCATAAACTTCAATGTTGATATAACAAGCCAAAAAAGTCAAACATTAGGAATAACAATGCAAACAAAAATtcagcaaatgtttttgttaaaaccACCTTTTCAGATTTTGTTTTTACAGATTATAAACCAAGCTTCTGCCAGAGACCCCAAAACAAAATTTGTCAGCAAAGATATTCAAAATATTAAACTTGTTTCAAGCTTGGGTAAATACTGCAAACAGAAGCGTGTTTATAGTATTGAATGTTTCTTTCATTAGTGTGATGCTTGATACTATTTCTGATATAAGATGATAAAGATGGAGCCTGCCTGCATCCCAAAGACTCTTTTATCTTTTTTCCTTCCTCTCTTCTCTTTCCCACCACATTCTCTCATTTCTTCCACTCTTTGCTCCTTTCAGAAGGCATCTACAGCCTCACTGCTTTTCTAGGTCAGTCCGAACCAATTTCTGCCTCATCTCTTAAACATATTTGTCACCCGGTGCAAGGCTCAGAGGATGTGCTGGCTGTCCACACAAAGCACTAAGAGCAGACAGGGATCTTGACATCAAGTAGAACTGGCCTCCCATGGGTTCAGATAGTAAATCCTTCCTTAATTTTTAAGCACAGACACCTTCTCCTAAGAGCCAACAAACCTGTTGTTAGTCCTTTGCATATGACACTACATGGCAGACTGAACTGAGACAATTAAGAGAACCTTGACAACTAAACTAATAGTAACACTGTAAAGCTAAACCAAACAAATATCTTGAGTGACTACAATGGCTTTTTTGACAGAACAGAATCATAAGAATTACAAAAAGACATTTATCAATTAATTAACTTCTTTCAACCAACGGCTGAACTTCACAAACAGGATCTGGGTTATTATAGGCAGAGAAGAGTGACTCGGTAAACAGGATATTACACAAACATTGGATTCAGACATGCTTTGATGCCTTCCTACCTCTGAATACTGCCtgagaaagcaacatttttcaggttTCGCACATAACCATGGTCCCTCAACTGGTGGAGTTTGGCATCAGTCAGTTTCAATTGTGCATCTTTAAATATTgagcttttttttattacttttgtttTGCTGGTATTTGTATTTTGCCTTTTTTGTGATGGCATGTACAAACACAAATTCCTTGGCAAATAAAACAATTCTGGTTTTAAAGTTCACTAACTAAAACCTCAAGTTTGTAAAAGCTTTTATTCATGTGAACAATCCACTGTCTGACCTTACAAGAAGGAGAAATCCCATTAAAACCTGAGGAACTAAAAACATTCCAAGCAGTAACCAAGGAATTCTGCTCAAAAACTAGTTGATTTCAGAAGAGATGAATGTTCTACTCCTGCTGAGAGAGATACCGAGTTATTCTTTACAACATGGCACCACAATGCTTTTCTCTCTGATTTTACTTTATATCATGCGCTTAAGGCAAAATGTTAGCATGTGGCTTGACACAACAAAACCAACTGGGTGAAACTGAGAATGTTTAGTTATCCGAGAAATAACATTGAGTGTTGCATTGTCTTTTGCACCAAAACTAAGAAACCTAAGAGGGCTTATCAATCCATAATTATGCAGGATTCTCCTAAAGACAAGACTCGAGTGTCTATATGAATCACAGAGACAAGAGTAAACCCCACAGGGGACTGAAGCTCCGGGGGAACAGCCGTACCTGAAGTGGGCCTTGATGTTACTGGGGCTGGAAGAACGAGGTTGCACCTCCTTCTCCTGCTTTTCCCTCAGGATCCGTTCAGCCAGCAGGAAATAAGTAGCAGTGATGTGGTTGTACTTGTTTGTCTCTAGGGCTCTGGAGAAACCGCAAAGAGAATGGACAAGTGAGGGGGAGATAcagacagtataaaaaaaaaacatacaattcaATGTGTCAACTACTAGTACAACTCGATGACTCTGACAAGGGGTCAATGTTTAGCTGGTTAGCATGACCCAGTTAGCTGGCagatgccataactacaccatctggcaaaaaaaaaaaaaaaaaaaacataacattaacAGCTCaggtgtttgtttaaaaaaaaaaaaagcagaactgAGCGCCCATGAGCAAAAAGATCAGATTTCAAATCACGTACTTCCAGGGGGTCATGTGCCGGCAAAGCCACTACCACTGAGATAGGAATCCAAACAGATAGCTTTCTcctggtattatagacctccttggacTCTAACAACTACAGACCAAGTAGCCTCTATCAGCTCAAAAGGTCTTGATCAGTATATTGCCCTCTATTTTGAACACTTGGGACTAAAATAGGCATGAAGAATCATCCACTGGCTCATTACAAGTGGGACATTCTGCAGTTAACTTATCAAGATGGTGAGTCTGGGCATGTTAGCCAAGACTACACTGCTTCCTCAGAGATTACATGCTACCAATTGAACAAATGAGGGCTCAGCGACCACAAACTCATGCAGCGACAATAATCTTTTGGAAAGGCTTGAATCCAGTGTTGTGGCTTGCGTTCAGGGCTCAGGAGTCCAGCTTTATTCTCTCCAAGCTGTTTAGAGTAGAGGAGTTATTGCCACAAATCTGTTTTATCTAGCTTCCATCTCATTGTATGTGGGACTTTAATGCAATCATCCTATCACAGGACACCTTCTCTTGTGGGTTCCTTTGAGGCGGGTTGACTGCATTTTCTCGCAGTGGGGTTCCCCAGCTGCCAGAGAGAGGTATCAAAGACAGAGAGAAGTGACTGATAGGTGCTTTGAACCGTAACCCAGCATGAATCTCACTACAAGACTGTACTGCAGGAGTCTTCCGCACCGTGTACGTTTCATGCTCCACTGACAGCAAGAtgaacttatttttttttcagcactTATGAAAAATGGTGCTcctactgatgtgaaaaaataaaacctgTCACCATTTCTGAGTGACAATTCACAATGGGCTACGTGGAGGTTTCCTGCGGCCAGCTTCCTCATTAAATTCACCTTGAGCATTATGAGAGAAGGACAAGCTTTTCCAGAATTTAATGTGCCAGTATTCAATGTGAACTCTGGAAATAACTTAAACAGGACTAAAGTGAGGTGGAACGAGCATCCCCCTTGAACATTTCTCTGTTTCACCCCCATTTGAGGTTGATTCGTCACTACTATGTGTTGCGTATGCTGCATACCCTGTTTTTGCAGCATGCCCTGAAGTTACTAAGGCAGTGACAAGTGTCAGAACTGATGAGGGTGATATAGTTACCTTTAAATATCTGTGACATTCAACAGGATGTTTTAATATTCAACTAGCTAGCAATAAACGtaataaattataattctctcatcatttacttgcccttatgccatctcaaatcatgtatgactttatttattctgttgaagacacacacaaatatattttcatatactgtatgtacatgtttatatccatacaatgcaagtcaacagggtccaacacttccaagaACATTAGGACAGCCTAAGAGTAATCCAGACTCGAGATAATGCATTGGAtgatccatattttctgaagcgatacgactggttttattcaagcacaagggaaCCGCAAGGATGTtcacgagcttctctcatgaacatgcCAAGGTTATTCTGATGTCGAAATTTATAAAGAATAAGAAGTAACATTTTagtccgtttctcacccaaaatcgaccataatgcttcagaagacatggattaaaccactcgagccATATGGTttacctttatgctgtctttattaaAACCACTACAACACTCGTGATGCTTTTTTTTATCACGATTGTTGTCACCAGCTAACTAATCTTCAAGCAAAGAGCTTTGCCTGTCTGTACAACAAACACTTACAACTTATAACACTGAAACCTGGAGACACGGCCCTTTCAAAAGTAGTCTGTCATTTTGAGACAATCCAACTTAAAGAAAACAAAAGCACGACAGACATGTATTTGAAAACGTCTTTTGTGGAAAATTCTCAGCATTAACCTGAGGACATCAGAGGTCCCAGCATCATAAATGTATCTTTTAACTAATCTGCAACTGTGGCTTTTGGCTTTGTCTTACTCAATGATGGATTCTCTATCTGCGATGTCTCCCAGCACCATGCGTTGGATGATGCTGTTGTGTTCTTCTTCAGACAGGTTCTTGTGGGACACTAGTGGGGTGTTAAACTTGGTGGCTGGAGATGGATCTACCCCTTGAAGCCACGCATGACTTTCGATCTCTTCTAGTGATGCTCGCCTCTTTGGATCCCTTTGAAGCATCCGGTTTATCAGGCTGTGAAAAACAGGAACAGAAAAATGTGAGGACGCATATCAGAAACATCTTGAACATGCAAGCCAAGTTCTAGGCATCATTCAGGCCTTAACCCTGGGCTGTGTTGTAGTTATATAAATGAATCTCTTCTGACAAGGATTAGCTCAGGACTACTATCATATTGGTTATCAGCTAAAGATAGATAATTATCGGCATCTGCCAAAATTTCTATATCAGTGCACCCCCAGTAGACATTGTGTTATTGAACTTTTAAATAAGTATCCTACATCATTAAAAGTAGGGATGGGAATAAGGAAATTATCGATTtcagttccttaacggttccagtagcGATTCCAgtatttattttagtattaacACCCGCCAAGTGCCTAATGTGGTTACATTTTCTGTTTAGTCTGTGAATTTCGCAGCATCACAGGCCACTCTGTTGgttggtttttgctttttttcagtttatgtcagcttgcaaaataattttacactttctagttttgtcctcaagggggCTCTGTAGACCTACAGTCAGTAAGGTCGCGGCTCTTATTAGCAAGTCCTGTTGCACACCAATAGTCTCAATGCTGTGTGTCCACTGGCGCGTGGTGAGCGAAGGTGGAATCAGTGCTTTAATCACATAATTATGTTTAATccagacttcaaatgatgattgcatgCTTTCCTTGTGGCAATTCTGTGGCTGGGTAAGCAAACGTttaataaatcaacactgtttgtaTACTTTGGGCATTTGAAAATGAAGTTGGCATTTTTCCAACTATAATCACACATATTTAAGATGACATCAATGCTTGTGTACTGAAAGCTAATAGTACAAAATACACAAGGGATATGTATCTTACAAATTCGCCCTGCAGCGGCAGCTCTCTGGCGTTGTGAGCGGGGCTGAGCGGATTTCTTCCTCACCAGTTGGCACGTACCGCTAGCAGTACATCTCAAAGCAAGATGAAAGCAATGTTCAGGAGTGTTCATGCCATCGGGATGAAGGGAAGACCACTCTTGAATTTCCACTGGATGTAAGAATAAGTTTTATTTACCCTACCACCACACATAAAAATGATCTGGTAATGATTGCATCATAAAAACCGAATGATTGTCATGACGTTTTGTTTCGTTAACGGTTCTTGAACGTGCATTCTTCCGGTGATGCGGACAGAAAACCAGACTAAAATACTCAGACAATGTTTCCTGTTTTACTTTTAAGCACCACAGCAACAttgctactgaatctacagcgtgagaCGAGACATAAAGCACTACCAGTagaccgattcccaaacaaatgagacttttgagccggttcttttgaatctacagcgcgagaCATAACAAGCGACAGTGTAATCTGATTTACAATCAAATGACTCTTTTTAGTAAATAAACAACTgttgtccgattcccaaatgCATGACTCTATGAGCCAGCTCTTTTTAGTAAATCAAAAAGACTTATGAATCCTttggagctgactgaattaattgactcACTCCACATAAACCAAGAACTGCTACTGTGTTGTGTGTATTTTAGACTCATGAGAGTTACTTACTGGtcgttcatatgacaacatgtactttaaagtacaaatttagctgttgtaataagtgaataatctatataaaaaaataaaaaaataaaacattctaaatggactatctggcatttaaatatttcataaataataaaacaatacaattctttaaaaaagcagttcaCTTTTGAATATTTGTCTCATATGTCAgtaaaatccacttgtaaaatgcaaaaaaaaaaaaaaaaaacttggccgGAAAGTAATCTGACTGGCTGGCAAATtttttcatctaccagccaccttggTTCAGGAATAGGACTATACCGGAAGAACTAAGTTTCGCCTTGTTGATTCAAAAGAGCGGGCTCATAAGAggcatttgttcgggaatcaaaaTACACTGGTAAAGCTGTGAGTTTTATGCtgtagagggcagcgctgctgctgaaatgcactgctggaaacactgtcagcaTTTGGTACAGTGTTCTATTTGCATCGGCGGAGATTTGCACATAGGGGAACCCTTaacagaaccgaaagtcatgaagatCATCCAGTTCCagaattttttaaagaaaggaaaagGTTTTGAACAAGATCCGGTTCTCGGTACCTAACCCTAATTAAAAGTCTTGAAAGCTCAAGTACTCAATCTTTTGCCTCACTCTACTGGTAATGTCCTTGCTGTTACTCAAACAACAGAAGAGCTAGGTAACAGGTATGGATGTGGTCCACATTATTTCTGTTATGGTCAATTTCTTTTCAAACAGAAGAACTCGACAGAAAAGCAGCAGCCACAGAGGACCATCCTTTCATTACCTAAAGTGAAGCCAATAACACTCGTTTAGGGAAAATGACTTGAATTGATATTGCTGTGAACAGACACTGAGGCAAAGTTCGACCAGGGCGCATCAGCATTCAGCACAGGCATGTGGCAAAATTACAGCCCAACCACCATGAAAGAGCCGAGTAGATTCAGCGGGCTTACAGCGGCGGCCTGAAAATCATCACCACTGAAGCAGCCAGCCTGCTCTAACCATTATCTGCAGGCAACAAATTTGTTAAGGCAAGTAGAGAACAAACAGATA comes from the Myxocyprinus asiaticus isolate MX2 ecotype Aquarium Trade chromosome 15, UBuf_Myxa_2, whole genome shotgun sequence genome and includes:
- the LOC127452561 gene encoding LOW QUALITY PROTEIN: SNF-related serine/threonine-protein kinase-like (The sequence of the model RefSeq protein was modified relative to this genomic sequence to represent the inferred CDS: deleted 2 bases in 1 codon), giving the protein MAGIKRGYDGKIAGLYDLDKTLGRGHFAVVKLARHVFTGEKVAVKVIDKTKLDMAATGHLFQEVRCMKLVQHPNIVRLYEVIDTQTKLYLILELGDGGDMFDYIMKHEEGLNEELAKKYFAQIVHAISYCHRLHVVHRDLKPENVVFFEKQGLVKLTDFGFSNKFQPGKKLTTSCGSLAYSAPEILLGDEYDAPAVDIWSLGVILFMLVCGQPPFQEANDSETLTMIMDCKYTVPAHVSNACKDLINRMLQRDPKRRASLEEIESHAWLQGVDPSPATKFNTPLVSHKNLSEEEHNSIIQRMVLGDIADRESIIEALETNKYNHITATYFLLAERILREKQEKEVQPRSSSPSNIKAHFRQSWPTKIDMHQDIEDSLASSSISHAGGPQSPARSTENLLNGHRNKGLLEVGRRENTSEASSSSIAPTALPSNPLMVPLASASAKQRTCLFRVEEDEEEEEEQEPSPLPTQVVMRRKPLSITNRLTSRKSAPVLNQIFEEEGESDDDFDMDESLPPKLSRLKMNMTSPGTVQKRYHRRKSQGRGSSCSSSETSDDDSESHRRRLDKDTGFTYSWNRRDSSEGPPGDSGGNGGGSSGGQSKPPGEGNSGPDKSCPPGGGGGNSGSTGGGGGGGGTKGQGAPSSCSRSNNVSSGSTRSAARSAGELVESLKLMSFCLSSQFQHRSSGGGGGGRFILDPQSLSSVKVQEKSSWKMCIGSKSSLDKVINPALNGGIGAMEHYPDQTAVMLNELGLVKENNLNLKNNVLQLPLCEKTISVNIQRSPRDGLICASAQASCCQVI